The following are encoded in a window of Rosa chinensis cultivar Old Blush chromosome 4, RchiOBHm-V2, whole genome shotgun sequence genomic DNA:
- the LOC112195844 gene encoding putative disease resistance protein RGA3 isoform X3, whose product MKNRDALINSLRDELTEKKYVLILDDVWSGDKSKWESLKSCLSKLNSSPGSSIIITTRRADVASIAETSIAKILPRPELRYLSDEECWSILKQRALNLEVNDVIDADRERIGRAIAEKCGGVPLAAKVLGSIMRSKTSRDEWLEIQESEIWDLPGEEDRIMSVLKLSFNNLKSLPLKQCFAYCSMLKKDFEVERDNLIQLWMAQGLLQLSTDNHDEMEDTGKKYFDTLLKNSLFQEVTKGSTITKYTMHDLVHDLAEEVSKSESLTQDLNDTCEVRHVARIPPSTLENLSEVTVRRLHSLFSNDQVPDIIFCKVRVLRVLSLQGPKIQELSNSFGKLKHLRYLDVSYSRIKALPKSIGKLYNLQTLRMQGTYNLKEAPREMQNLINLRHLYFEKLMEFPAGIFRGLANLRTLSYVNVGKEMGLGIEELVGLNQLKGELIIRNLENIRDEEEAKKAKLEDKKNVLELSYVWARSRSNPEGLESRPRSNINDENVLEGLKPHTKLESLRIENFMGDKFPSWMMRNPLPLNNLKKVRLFGCRRCEGLPILGHLPGLGHVEISEMHNLKRLGSELYGYNPRAASREKETMVLFPALKTLIIRQCGELTEWMEAPTTMTSSTSKVVVFPCLEKLTLGSCPLLRNAPSHFPSLKELSIWGMDSEKPMASICNEVSTLTSLKIDNIKGLTSLSSEMLKKNKNLTSLEIWNCDEMIRIAPNVFGCCANLRELKIRNCKKLEHLAEGLDTLPLLEKLTIDGCPTLEFIPIDHDMASLRELEIEDCDGLSSIGLLDHCTSLQELEISGCGNLTSIPISQGLASLHKLDIWNCDALSSIGILDHCTSRQELEISRCGNLTSIPISQGLASLRELEIVDCDGLSSIGLLDHCTSLQESKIWGCRNLTSIPISQGLASLRKLDIWKCDGLSSIGILDHCTSLQELKIRRCRNLTSIPISQGLASLRKLDIWNCDGLSSIGILDHCTSRQELEISGCGNLTSIPISQGLASLRELEIVDCDGLSSIGLLDHCTSLQELKIWGGRNLTSIPISQGLASLRKLDIWKCDGLSSIGILDHCTSLQELKIRRCRNLTSIPISQGLASLRKLDIWNCDRLSSIGILDHCTSLQELEISGCGNLTSIPISQGLASLRELEIVDCDGLSSIGLLDHCTSLQELKIWGCRNLTSIPISQGLASLRKLDVWKCDGLSSIGILDHCTSLQELKIRRCRNLTSIPISQGLASLRNLDILRVWWVNSPTVRD is encoded by the exons ATGAAAAATCGAGATGCATTGATTAATTCTCTTCGAGATGAGTTGACAGAGAAAAAATATGTTCTTATACTAGATGATGTATGGAGCGGGGATAAATCAAAATGGGAGAGTTTGAAGAGTTGTTTGTCAAAGCTGAATTCTTCTCCGGGAAGCAGCATTATCATCACCACCCGCAGGGCCGATGTGGCATCTATTGCTGAAACGTCTATTGCTAAAATACTCCCCAGACCTGAACTGAGATATCTATCAGATGAAGAATGTTGGTCCATTCTGAAGCAAAGAGCATTGAATTTAGAGGTGAATGATGTCATTGATGCAGATCGAGAAAGGATTGGGAGGGCGATTGCTGAAAAGTGTGGAGGAGTACCCTTAGCTGCAAAG GTTTTGGGAAGCATAATGCGCTCTAAAACTAGTAGAGATGAATggttggaaattcaagaaagtGAAATATGGGACTTACCTGGAGAAGAGGATAGAATCATGTCGGTATTGAAGTTGAGTTTTAATAACTTGAAGTCACTGCCTTTGAAGCAATGTTTTGCATATTGCTCAATGTTGAAGAAAGATTTCGAAGTTGAAAGAGATAATTTGATCCAACTTTGGATGGCTCAGGGATTGCTTCAGCTGTCTACTGACAATCATGATGAAATGGAGGATACAGGCAAAAAATATTTTGATACGCTATTGAAAAACTCCTTATTTCAAGAGGTAACTAAAGGTAGCACTATTACCAAGTACACGATGCACGATCTTGTGCATGATCTTGCAGAAGAAGTATCCAAAAGTGAGAGCTTGACACAAGATTTGAATGATACATGCGAGGTTCGACATGTTGCACGTATTCCTCCTTCAACATTAGAAAACTTGTCAGAAGTGACTGTGAGGAGATTGCACTCACTATTTTCAAATGATCAGGTCCCAGATATCATTTTCTGCAAGGTTAGAGTATTGCGGGTCTTAAGTTTACAAGGGCCAAAAATTCAAGAGTTGTCAAATTCATTTGGCAAGTTAAAGCACTTGAGATATCTAGACGTCTCATATTCAAGAATCAAAGCACTTCCCAAGTCAATTGGCAAGCTCTATAACCTTCAAACATTGAGAATGCAGggtacttataatcttaaagaGGCTCCACGGGAAATGCAAAACTTGATCAACTTGAGGCATCTTTATTTTGAGAAGCTTATGGAATTTCCAGCTGGAATATTCAGGGGATTAGCTAATCTCCGAACATTGTCTTATGTTAATGTGGGTAAGGAGATGGGTCTtggaattgaggaattggtTGGCTTGAACCAATTGAAAGGTGAATTAATCATTCGTAATCTGGAAAATATaagggatgaagaagaagcaaagaagGCAAAATTAGAGGACAAGAAAAATGTACTGGAGCTAAGTTATGTATGGGCAAGAAGCAGAAGCAATCCAGAAGGTTTGGAGAGTAGGCCGAGGAGCAACATTAATGACGAGAATGTGCTAGAAGGACTCAAACCACATACCAAGTTGGAGAGCTTGAGGATTGAAAACTTCATGGGTGATAAATTTCCTTCATGGATGATGAGAAACCCTCTGCCTCTCAACAATTTGAAGAAGGTCCGCCTTTTTGGCTGTCGTAGATGCGAAGGGCTCCCAATACTAGGCCATCTACCGGGTCTTGGACATGTCGAGATTTCTGAAATGCATAACCTAAAACGCTTGGGAAGTGAATTGTATGGTTACAATCCTCGTGCGGCTTCACGAGAGAAGGAGACAATGGTCTTATTTCCAGCACTGAAAACATTAATCATTAGGCAGTGCGGTGAGCTAACTGAATGGATGGAAGCACCCACAACGATGACATCGTCAACAAGTAAAGTAGTGGTGTTCCCTTGCTTGGAGAAGTTGACTCTCGGGAGTTGTCCCTTATTGAGAAATGCTCCAAGTCATTTCCCATCTCTCAAGGAGTTGTCGATATGGGGCATGGACAGCGAGAAGCCGATGGCAAGTATATGCAATGAAGTGAGCACTCTGACTTCTCTCAAGATAGATAACATCAAGGGGCTTACTTCGCTGTCCTCGGAGATgctgaagaagaacaagaatctCACATCTTTGGAGATCTGGAATTGTGATGAGATGATTCGTATTGCTCCAAATGTATTTGGCTGCTGCGCAAATCTTAGGGAGCTGAAGATTCGGAATTGTAAAAAACTGGAGCATCTAGCCGAGGGTCTAGACACGCTCCCTCTCCTCGAGAAGTTGACGATAGATGGTTGTCCTACACTAGAGTTCATTCCGATTGACCATGACATGGCATCCCTCCGCGAATTGGAGATAGAAGATTGTGATGGATTATCTAGTATTGGCCTACTCGATCATTGCACCTCTCTACAAGAATTGGAGATAAGCGGATGTGGAAATCTAACATCCATTCCAATCTCACAAGGCCTTGCATCTCTCCACAAATTGGATATTTGGAATTGTGATGCACTATCTAGTATTGGGATACTCGATCACTGCACCTCTCGACAAGAATTGGAGATAAGCAGATGTGGAAATCTAACATCCATTCCAATCTCACAAGGCCTTGCATCCCTCCGCGAATTGGAGATAGTAGATTGTGATGGATTATCTAGTATTGGCCTACTCGATCATTGCACCTCTCTACAGGAATCGAAGATATGGGGATGTAGAAATCTAACATCCATTCCAATCTCACAGGGCCTTGCCTCTCTCCGCAAATTGGATATTTGGAAGTGTGATGGACTATCTAGTATTGGCATACTCGATCACTGCACCTCTCTACAGGAATTGAAGATACGGCGATGTAGAAATTTAACATCCATTCCAATCTCACAAGGCCTTGCATCTCTCCGCAAATTGGATATTTGGAATTGTGATGGACTATCTAGTATTGGCATACTCGATCACTGCACCTCTCGACAAGAATTGGAGATAAGCGGATGTGGAAATCTAACATCCATTCCAATCTCACAAGGCCTTGCATCCCTCCGCGAATTGGAGATAGTAGATTGTGATGGATTATCTAGTATTGGCCTACTCGATCATTGCACCTCTCTACAGGAATTGAAGATATGGGGAGGTAGAAATCTAACATCCATTCCAATCTCACAGGGCCTTGCCTCTCTCCGCAAATTGGATATTTGGAAGTGTGATGGACTATCTAGTATTGGCATACTCGATCATTGCACCTCTCTACAGGAATTGAAGATTCGGCGATGTAGAAATCTAACATCCATTCCAATCTCACAAGGCCTTGCATCTCTCCGCAAATTGGATATTTGGAATTGTGATAGACTATCTAGTATTGGCATACTCGATCACTGCACCTCTCTACAAGAATTGGAGATAAGCGGATGTGGAAATCTAACATCCATTCCAATCTCACAAGGCCTTGCATCCCTCCGCGAATTGGAGATAGTAGATTGTGATGGATTATCTAGTATTGGCCTACTCGATCACTGCACCTCTCTTCAGGAATTGAAGATATGGGGATGTAGAAATCTAACATCCATTCCAATCTCACAGGGCCTTGCCTCTCTCCGCAAATTGGATGTTTGGAAGTGTGATGGACTATCTAGTATTGGCATACTCGATCACTGCACCTCTCTACAGGAATTGAAGATACGGCGATGTAGAAATCTAACATCCATTCCAATCTCACAAGGCCTTGCATCTCTCCGCAATTTGGATATTCTAAGAGTGTGGTGGGTTAACAGCCCTACCGTGCGGGATTGA